In one Desulfoferula mesophila genomic region, the following are encoded:
- a CDS encoding ubiquinol-cytochrome c reductase iron-sulfur subunit, which produces MPSSPATPAAPERLSRRGVLKLLYAGIWLSLVGAVGLGLGAVLRLFGSGGGASAPQPVEFDQPASLAVGQARDRGAVALVRDGEGYFALSLVCPHLGCRPAWHPDQSRFLCPCHSSVFALDGDRLAGPAPKGLDHVALKQSGDKLVAYPGQAVDPAARLKV; this is translated from the coding sequence TTGCCTTCATCCCCCGCCACACCCGCCGCGCCGGAGCGGCTCAGCCGCCGGGGCGTGCTCAAGCTGCTCTACGCCGGCATCTGGCTGTCGCTGGTGGGAGCTGTGGGCCTGGGTTTGGGGGCCGTGCTGCGCCTGTTCGGCTCCGGCGGCGGCGCTTCCGCGCCCCAGCCGGTGGAGTTCGACCAGCCGGCCAGCCTGGCCGTGGGGCAGGCCCGGGACCGGGGCGCGGTGGCTCTGGTGCGCGACGGGGAAGGCTATTTCGCTTTGAGCCTGGTGTGCCCCCACCTGGGCTGCCGCCCGGCCTGGCATCCGGATCAGAGCCGCTTCCTGTGCCCCTGCCACAGCTCCGTGTTCGCCCTAGACGGCGATCGTCTAGCGGGCCCTGCCCCCAAGGGCCTGGACCACGTGGCCCTTAAGCAAAGCGGGGACAAGCTGGTGGCCTATCCCGGCCAGGCGGTGGACCCGGCCGCCAGGCTGAAGGTCTGA
- a CDS encoding cytochrome b N-terminal domain-containing protein: MAKPGFLEHIHPPRIPPERTRFTATFCLGGLSFLLFLVLGGTGAVLMFSYVPTPEGAAAFFAQEAGDLPFAWFFRRLHFLAGQAMVITLLLHLARVLAARAYLPPRAVNWLVGLGLLLLTLALDLTGYVLRWDAATQGAATVAAGVLGQIPAVGPLFQRLLLGGPTLGETALLRFYVLHCLALPVLALVLSLYHFWRIRKDGRPTTGL; this comes from the coding sequence GTGGCCAAGCCGGGATTCCTGGAGCATATCCATCCCCCGCGCATCCCCCCGGAGCGCACCCGCTTCACGGCCACCTTTTGCCTGGGCGGCCTGTCCTTTTTACTTTTCCTGGTTTTGGGCGGCACCGGCGCGGTGCTGATGTTCTCCTACGTGCCCACCCCGGAGGGCGCGGCCGCCTTTTTCGCTCAGGAGGCGGGCGACCTGCCCTTTGCCTGGTTCTTCCGGCGGCTGCACTTTTTGGCGGGCCAGGCCATGGTCATCACCCTGCTGTTGCATTTGGCCCGGGTATTGGCCGCGAGAGCCTACCTGCCCCCCCGGGCCGTCAACTGGCTGGTGGGCCTGGGCCTGCTGCTCCTTACCCTGGCCCTGGACCTGACGGGCTACGTGTTGCGTTGGGACGCGGCCACCCAGGGCGCGGCCACGGTGGCCGCCGGGGTGCTGGGCCAGATACCGGCGGTGGGGCCCCTGTTCCAGCGCCTGCTCCTGGGCGGCCCCACCCTGGGGGAAACCGCCCTGCTGCGCTTTTACGTGCTGCACTGCCTAGCCCTGCCGGTGCTGGCCCTGGTGCTTAGCCTGTACCACTTCTGGCGTATCCGCAAGGACGGGCGGCCCACCACCGGTCTGTAG
- a CDS encoding DUF748 domain-containing protein, which yields MAKGKARRWPWISAGVVLALVGLYAAAGFWGVPYLIKSKLPAMLKAQTGQSATLGEVRCNPFTLCLEADDFVLGPGQERPLASIKHLMINLEVASLWRWALICTEASLEEPFIKVVLSPEGDLNLARLAPAEAAPAAAKGDPFPFLLRKLNLLKGSLWFLREQKGAPGQLKVIPINLELQNLSTLKDLCGLPSDCGPFSLTAASSQDERLEWRGKLSLSPVASSGRVRLQNWKLATLYEVVPDIAKLAPPQGLLDFNASYEVSLSGGGVRLKLDPVQLKVRQVSLSPAQENLRLNLESLAAAGKLSLERPQDKYLLNLKGLQTSLRNLTLGLADQTPMLTLSGLEAGGVSLDLNRRLVEVESLKLNGGRALTVLDQQGKLNWSGLLAGQGGQEAAGEQGAQPEPGPGWSLRLKQASLENYGLAYKDQSGPQPKELELQQVRLGLDGLAWPLEQPCAFDLESDLASGGKLAAKGRLLSLAPDLEAEYQLEGMELKPLQPYLDLLAKARIAGGILSSQGKLALGQPAQGKKFTLEAGAAIDKLSLLEEGGQDELVGWDKLSTPQLRLQLEPGNLGVDRAELVGPRVKMVIGPQGQLNLLQAFKAPEEKEKAPATPKKEVRSAPEPPAFAFHLGVMHISKGQLDFSDLSLKPEFSSVVRDLRGSARDVGNVAASPMPLRLRGRVDRYGQANITGRLLPLSPTDRTQLKMEFENLDMHHLSPYAAKFAGWRIKEGKLYAQMDYRLEKQRLVGDNQVLIKDLVLGEKINEPGAPDLPLDLAVALLKDSEGRIKIALPVTGDLADPQVSVSGIIGEAIINLIVKIVTAPFTLLANLVGASDQALDQVDFDPGSHRVSPPEEEKLAKLAKAMQDRPQLKLGVAGGYNPGLDTPALQRRALVAQLGKMTGQNQAGRTSLRVSLSSASVSRALEALYLQRYSRAELNQLKKAVANSPDFSGKTPTDQELATAQTRAMFRAAVKKQPLGPEQIKNLAESRASAVAKMLTGRFGLAPDRLTVSAPVESQPTEDKNVPSPLSLVAEK from the coding sequence ATGGCTAAAGGAAAAGCGCGCCGTTGGCCCTGGATTTCGGCGGGAGTGGTGCTGGCCCTGGTGGGTCTGTATGCGGCGGCCGGATTCTGGGGCGTGCCCTACCTGATCAAGAGCAAGCTGCCCGCCATGCTCAAGGCCCAGACCGGGCAGAGCGCCACGCTGGGGGAGGTTCGCTGTAATCCTTTCACCCTGTGTCTGGAGGCGGACGATTTCGTGTTGGGGCCGGGCCAGGAGCGCCCCTTGGCCTCCATAAAGCACCTGATGATCAATTTGGAGGTAGCCAGCCTGTGGCGCTGGGCCCTGATTTGCACCGAAGCGTCGCTGGAGGAGCCTTTCATCAAGGTGGTGTTGAGCCCCGAGGGTGATCTGAACCTGGCCCGTTTGGCACCGGCGGAGGCGGCCCCGGCCGCGGCCAAGGGGGATCCTTTTCCCTTTCTCCTGCGCAAACTCAATCTGCTCAAGGGCAGCCTCTGGTTTTTGCGCGAGCAAAAGGGAGCCCCCGGCCAGTTGAAGGTGATACCTATCAACTTGGAGCTGCAAAACCTTTCCACCTTGAAGGACCTTTGCGGATTACCCTCCGACTGTGGCCCCTTCAGCCTGACCGCGGCCAGCTCCCAAGACGAACGTTTGGAGTGGCGGGGCAAGCTGAGCCTCAGCCCGGTCGCCTCCAGCGGCCGGGTCCGGCTGCAAAACTGGAAGCTGGCCACCCTGTACGAGGTGGTCCCGGACATCGCCAAACTGGCCCCTCCCCAGGGGTTGCTGGACTTCAACGCTTCCTACGAGGTCTCCCTGAGCGGAGGCGGTGTGCGCCTGAAGCTGGACCCGGTGCAACTAAAAGTTCGCCAGGTGTCTTTGAGCCCGGCCCAAGAAAACCTCCGGTTGAACCTGGAGAGCTTGGCCGCGGCCGGCAAGCTAAGCCTGGAGCGTCCCCAGGACAAGTATTTGCTTAACCTGAAGGGCCTGCAAACCTCGCTGCGCAACCTGACCCTGGGCCTGGCCGATCAGACTCCCATGCTCACCCTGAGCGGCCTGGAGGCCGGGGGCGTCAGCCTGGACCTGAACCGGCGGCTGGTGGAGGTGGAGAGCCTCAAGCTGAATGGGGGCCGCGCCCTGACGGTTTTGGACCAGCAGGGCAAGCTCAACTGGAGCGGACTGTTGGCGGGGCAGGGCGGCCAAGAAGCGGCGGGGGAGCAAGGCGCGCAGCCGGAGCCCGGGCCCGGCTGGAGCCTGCGGCTCAAGCAGGCCAGCCTGGAAAACTACGGGCTGGCTTACAAGGATCAAAGCGGGCCGCAACCGAAGGAACTGGAGCTGCAACAGGTGCGCCTCGGCCTGGACGGCCTGGCCTGGCCCCTGGAGCAGCCCTGCGCCTTTGATCTCGAATCCGATCTGGCTTCGGGCGGCAAGCTGGCCGCCAAGGGTAGGCTGCTGTCGCTGGCCCCGGATCTGGAGGCCGAGTACCAGCTTGAGGGCATGGAGCTGAAGCCCTTGCAGCCCTATTTGGACCTGCTGGCCAAAGCGAGGATTGCCGGCGGGATCTTAAGCAGCCAGGGCAAGCTGGCCCTGGGCCAGCCGGCGCAGGGCAAAAAGTTCACCCTGGAGGCGGGGGCTGCCATCGACAAGCTCAGTTTGCTCGAAGAGGGCGGCCAGGACGAGCTGGTGGGTTGGGATAAGCTGAGCACGCCCCAACTGCGTCTGCAACTGGAGCCCGGCAACCTCGGCGTGGACCGGGCCGAACTGGTGGGGCCGCGGGTCAAGATGGTGATCGGCCCCCAGGGCCAGCTTAACCTCTTGCAGGCGTTCAAGGCCCCCGAAGAGAAGGAAAAGGCCCCGGCTACGCCCAAGAAGGAAGTCCGGTCGGCACCCGAACCGCCAGCCTTCGCCTTTCATTTGGGGGTGATGCATATCAGCAAGGGCCAGCTCGACTTCAGCGATTTGAGCCTTAAGCCCGAGTTCTCCTCAGTGGTGCGCGATCTGCGGGGAAGCGCCCGGGACGTGGGCAATGTGGCCGCCTCGCCCATGCCTTTGCGCCTGCGGGGCAGGGTGGATCGCTATGGGCAGGCCAATATCACCGGCCGTTTGCTGCCGCTCAGCCCCACCGACCGCACCCAGCTGAAAATGGAATTCGAGAACCTGGACATGCACCATCTGAGCCCCTATGCCGCCAAGTTCGCCGGTTGGCGCATCAAGGAGGGTAAGCTCTACGCCCAGATGGATTACCGTCTGGAAAAACAGCGATTGGTGGGCGACAACCAGGTGCTTATCAAGGATCTGGTGCTGGGCGAGAAGATTAACGAGCCCGGCGCGCCGGATCTGCCCCTGGACCTGGCGGTGGCCCTGCTCAAGGATTCCGAGGGGCGCATCAAAATCGCCTTGCCCGTGACCGGCGACCTGGCCGACCCCCAGGTTTCGGTGAGCGGTATCATCGGCGAAGCCATCATCAACCTGATCGTCAAAATCGTGACCGCTCCCTTTACCCTGCTGGCCAATTTGGTGGGGGCCTCGGACCAGGCCCTGGATCAGGTGGATTTCGATCCGGGGAGCCACCGGGTCTCGCCGCCCGAAGAGGAAAAGCTGGCCAAGCTGGCCAAGGCCATGCAGGACAGGCCCCAGCTCAAGCTGGGCGTAGCGGGCGGCTATAACCCCGGCCTGGACACCCCGGCCCTGCAGCGGCGGGCCCTGGTGGCCCAGTTGGGCAAGATGACCGGCCAGAACCAGGCGGGGCGCACTTCGCTGCGCGTTTCCCTGAGCAGCGCCTCGGTGAGCCGCGCCCTGGAGGCCCTGTATCTGCAGCGCTATTCGCGCGCCGAGCTTAACCAGCTCAAAAAGGCGGTGGCGAACAGCCCCGACTTCAGCGGCAAGACCCCCACCGACCAGGAACTGGCCACGGCCCAAACCAGGGCCATGTTCCGCGCGGCGGTGAAGAAACAACCGCTAGGGCCGGAACAGATCAAAAACTTGGCCGAGAGCCGGGCCTCGGCGGTGGCCAAGATGCTCACCGGGCGCTTTGGCCTGGCCCCCGACCGGCTGACGGTGTCGGCGCCGGTGGAGAGCCAGCCCACTGAAGACAAGAATGTGCCCAGTCCGCTCAGCTTGGTGGCGGAAAAATGA
- a CDS encoding PaaI family thioesterase produces the protein MLDPALEKAILERVAAIPIVDTLGMQVLELAPGLCRIKVARKPAYDGVFESFHGGLLMTVADSAACFAILTQTGSQARLTTTDMNIRFLAPCLSDLTVAARTIKVGRTMCPVGVELFDEAGTLVAVAQVNYLLLA, from the coding sequence TTGCTGGATCCGGCCCTGGAAAAAGCCATCCTGGAGCGGGTGGCGGCCATACCCATCGTGGACACCCTGGGCATGCAGGTGCTGGAGCTGGCACCGGGCCTGTGCCGGATCAAGGTGGCGCGCAAGCCGGCCTATGACGGGGTGTTCGAGTCCTTTCACGGCGGGCTGCTGATGACCGTGGCCGACAGCGCCGCCTGCTTCGCCATCCTCACCCAGACCGGCTCCCAGGCGCGCCTGACCACCACGGACATGAACATCCGCTTCTTGGCCCCCTGCCTGAGCGACCTCACCGTGGCCGCCCGCACCATCAAGGTGGGCCGCACCATGTGCCCGGTGGGGGTGGAGCTATTCGACGAGGCCGGGACCCTGGTGGCCGTGGCCCAGGTGAACTACCTTCTTCTGGCCTGA
- a CDS encoding bifunctional riboflavin kinase/FAD synthetase, whose product MQVVMGLEELRQRLPRPVITIGNFDGVHLGHQALFAKAVERAKALGGTSLAVTFEPHPIRVLRPAVNLPLITTLRQKLVLMGQSGLDLTLCLRFDQDFASLSADAFVDKLLVSRLGAAEVVVGYDFAFGHKGLGDLDLLRSKGERWGFAVHVVGPVIIDGRPVSSTRVRQEVADGNMEGARHLLGRHYQVAGRVVAGHGRGGRLLGFPTANLKVSDELLPGPGVYAVLVELADGRLLKGANNIGNNPTFDDGALSVETHLLDFDGDIYGQDIRLHFVERLRGEQRFDSPEALKAQIGLDIERAIAVLEPWVRSGNGGEK is encoded by the coding sequence ATGCAAGTGGTAATGGGTCTGGAAGAGCTAAGGCAGCGCCTCCCCCGTCCAGTGATAACCATCGGCAACTTCGATGGGGTACACCTGGGGCATCAGGCCCTGTTCGCCAAGGCCGTGGAGCGGGCCAAAGCCCTGGGGGGCACCTCCTTGGCCGTTACCTTCGAGCCCCACCCCATCCGGGTGTTGCGCCCGGCGGTGAACCTGCCGCTGATCACCACCCTGAGGCAGAAGCTGGTGCTGATGGGCCAATCCGGCCTGGATTTGACTTTGTGCCTGCGTTTTGACCAGGACTTCGCTTCCCTTAGCGCCGACGCCTTTGTGGACAAGCTGCTGGTGAGCCGCCTGGGGGCCGCCGAAGTGGTGGTGGGCTATGATTTCGCCTTTGGTCATAAAGGGTTGGGTGACCTCGATCTGCTGCGCTCCAAGGGCGAGCGCTGGGGTTTCGCGGTGCACGTGGTGGGTCCGGTGATCATCGACGGACGCCCGGTGAGCTCCACTCGGGTGCGCCAGGAGGTGGCCGACGGCAACATGGAAGGAGCGAGGCATTTGCTGGGCCGTCACTACCAGGTAGCCGGGCGGGTGGTGGCCGGACACGGCCGGGGAGGGCGCCTGCTGGGCTTCCCCACCGCCAACCTCAAGGTGAGCGACGAACTGCTGCCCGGGCCGGGGGTCTACGCGGTGCTGGTGGAGCTGGCCGACGGCCGTTTGCTCAAGGGGGCCAACAACATCGGCAACAACCCCACCTTTGACGACGGGGCCCTGAGCGTGGAGACCCATCTGCTGGACTTCGATGGCGACATCTACGGCCAGGACATCCGGTTGCATTTCGTGGAGCGCCTGCGGGGCGAGCAGCGCTTCGACTCTCCCGAGGCGCTCAAGGCCCAGATAGGCCTGGACATCGAGCGGGCCATCGCGGTGCTGGAGCCCTGGGTGCGCTCAGGCAATGGGGGAGAGAAATAG
- a CDS encoding site-specific integrase: MGVSRRVSIPSCLVKHGSIYYFRAVVPADLRPRLKQREYRLSLRTGYLTQAKCMAISMKARLSTLFHLMRQESELMAELSDQQIREIVHQWVKKALEQYEEIRLRRSQPWSAEELTAYLNSLDDDIKVYKEKLLQGHYDLVEPGALEFLAEKGLHDIPKNSLEFRKLCSALLKGMIAVFMQEKRNASGEGLDDELDSLLDNCIDNIPSTPATRQNPTGPQITLSEALESYREEKIRHRDWTGRTETDMRPRLDLFNEAVDDISIKMLSKDDIRKFKHAVEHLPARRSVMPRYKGKSLNELLAMKVPENDRMSNSTIGQYFGAVVSFLLWLKANYDGINDGLTDVLKPPSVQPSDEQRSVFTEDDLQKIFQAPGYKPDNFKQAYKFWVPLIGLYSGMRLEEICQLTIDDIKQIDEVWCFDVNDQVDKRVKTIASKRYIPIHPKLIDELGLLDYVKAIKKKGSDRLFPELKKQSGRYSHYVSRWFNGTHLPKTGIGKAGRKKVFHSFRHTFAHTCKLAGIPEDKVSQLMGHETSGNNITYGRYGKKYPPGILLRDVVSKVDFDIDLEQLKKSKHVRGKNLANNRPLKKRK; the protein is encoded by the coding sequence ATGGGAGTCAGTCGTCGGGTAAGTATCCCCTCCTGTCTTGTCAAACACGGCAGCATTTACTACTTTAGGGCAGTCGTCCCGGCTGACCTGCGCCCCCGCCTCAAGCAGCGCGAATACCGCCTGTCGTTGCGCACTGGGTACTTGACCCAGGCCAAATGCATGGCTATCTCTATGAAAGCAAGGCTATCCACCCTCTTTCATTTAATGCGGCAGGAAAGCGAGTTAATGGCGGAGCTCAGCGACCAGCAGATCAGAGAGATCGTCCACCAGTGGGTCAAGAAGGCCCTGGAACAATATGAAGAGATTCGGCTTCGGCGGTCACAGCCCTGGTCTGCCGAGGAACTGACCGCCTACTTGAACAGCCTTGATGACGATATCAAAGTCTACAAGGAAAAGCTGCTGCAAGGTCATTATGATTTGGTTGAACCAGGTGCGCTGGAATTCCTAGCGGAAAAGGGCCTCCACGATATCCCCAAAAACTCGCTTGAGTTCCGCAAACTGTGCTCAGCGTTACTCAAAGGCATGATCGCCGTATTCATGCAAGAAAAAAGAAATGCCTCGGGTGAAGGGCTTGACGATGAGCTAGACTCACTACTCGATAATTGCATAGATAATATCCCCTCAACTCCAGCTACAAGACAAAACCCGACCGGGCCGCAAATTACCCTGAGCGAGGCTCTCGAATCTTACCGGGAGGAAAAAATCCGTCACCGGGATTGGACCGGCAGAACCGAAACCGACATGAGACCTCGGCTTGATCTGTTCAATGAAGCTGTTGACGACATCTCCATAAAAATGCTGAGCAAAGATGACATCAGAAAATTCAAACATGCCGTAGAGCACTTGCCAGCAAGGCGCAGCGTAATGCCTAGATACAAAGGCAAGAGTCTTAATGAATTGCTGGCAATGAAAGTACCTGAAAACGACCGGATGTCTAACAGCACCATTGGGCAATACTTCGGTGCGGTGGTGTCGTTCTTACTTTGGCTGAAGGCAAATTACGATGGTATCAACGATGGACTTACCGATGTCTTAAAACCACCATCGGTTCAGCCCTCCGATGAGCAACGGAGTGTTTTTACTGAAGATGACTTACAAAAAATCTTCCAGGCCCCAGGATATAAGCCTGACAACTTCAAGCAGGCCTATAAATTTTGGGTTCCCCTGATTGGACTTTACAGCGGCATGCGCCTTGAAGAAATATGCCAACTAACCATTGATGATATAAAACAGATTGATGAAGTCTGGTGTTTTGATGTCAACGATCAAGTAGACAAACGGGTCAAGACCATTGCCTCTAAACGATATATTCCCATCCACCCCAAACTTATCGACGAGCTTGGCTTGTTAGATTATGTGAAAGCCATTAAGAAAAAAGGTTCGGATAGGCTGTTCCCCGAATTAAAAAAACAAAGCGGCCGGTATTCCCATTACGTATCACGTTGGTTCAACGGCACTCACTTACCCAAAACTGGCATCGGAAAAGCCGGTAGGAAAAAAGTTTTCCACTCATTCCGACATACCTTTGCCCACACCTGCAAGCTAGCTGGCATCCCCGAAGACAAGGTATCGCAGTTAATGGGACACGAAACCTCAGGCAACAATATTACATACGGTAGATATGGCAAAAAATATCCTCCTGGTATTTTACTCAGGGATGTTGTCTCCAAAGTTGATTTTGATATAGACCTGGAACAGCTTAAAAAATCAAAACACGTCCGAGGGAAGAACCTGGCGAATAACCGGCCGCTAAAGAAAAGAAAATAG
- a CDS encoding IS3 family transposase (programmed frameshift) has product MRRTRFSETQIVKILKEVEGGRTAKEVCREYGVSSATYYKWKSKYGGMEASDIVRLKELEEENRRLKQMYADLSLENRALKDVIGKKNIRPAGRRDLAKFMCKEHGLSIRRACRALRLSRSVYAYRPKPRDDGPIIEALTSLADKYPRYGFAKLFQVIRRDGHGWNHKRVYRVYCALKLNLRRKGKKRLPTRDPQPLAVPDLANICWSVDFMSDALYGGQRFRTFNVVDDFNREALAIEVDVNLPAQRIIRVLERIAAWRGYPSRLRLDNGPELVSVAMAQWAEEHSIDLGFTQPGKPTQNSYIERFNRTYREEVLDLYIFSRLSEVREITDRWLKEYNEERPHESLGNLTPAEYLAINSPEVSTVDWH; this is encoded by the exons ATGCGCAGGACCAGATTCAGCGAAACTCAGATCGTCAAAATTCTGAAAGAGGTGGAAGGGGGCAGGACCGCCAAGGAGGTCTGCCGGGAATACGGTGTCAGCAGCGCCACCTACTACAAATGGAAGTCCAAGTACGGGGGCATGGAGGCCTCGGACATCGTCCGGCTCAAGGAGCTTGAAGAAGAAAACAGGCGTCTAAAGCAGATGTACGCCGACTTGAGCCTTGAGAATCGGGCTCTGAAGGACGTCATCG GAAAGAAAAATATAAGGCCAGCGGGTCGGCGCGATCTGGCTAAGTTCATGTGCAAAGAGCACGGTCTGAGCATTCGCCGGGCCTGCCGCGCCCTGAGGCTGAGCCGGTCGGTTTATGCCTACCGACCCAAGCCCCGCGACGATGGTCCGATCATCGAGGCGCTGACTTCGCTGGCAGACAAATATCCCAGATACGGCTTTGCCAAACTGTTTCAAGTAATTCGGCGGGATGGACATGGCTGGAATCACAAGCGGGTGTACCGAGTGTACTGCGCCCTGAAGCTAAACCTTCGCAGGAAGGGTAAGAAGCGCCTGCCTACTCGTGATCCCCAGCCGCTTGCAGTGCCGGATCTGGCCAATATCTGCTGGTCGGTGGACTTCATGAGCGATGCCCTGTATGGCGGCCAGCGATTCAGGACCTTTAATGTGGTGGATGATTTCAATCGAGAGGCCCTGGCCATAGAGGTGGACGTCAATCTCCCCGCCCAAAGGATAATCCGAGTGCTGGAGCGTATCGCTGCCTGGCGGGGCTACCCGTCCAGGCTGAGGCTGGACAACGGCCCGGAGCTGGTCAGTGTAGCTATGGCCCAATGGGCCGAGGAGCATAGTATCGATTTGGGTTTCACTCAGCCCGGCAAGCCCACCCAGAATTCATACATTGAACGCTTCAACCGGACCTATCGGGAAGAGGTGCTGGACCTTTACATATTTTCCCGTCTAAGCGAGGTGCGGGAAATCACGGATCGCTGGCTCAAGGAGTACAACGAGGAACGCCCTCATGAGTCCCTCGGCAACCTGACACCAGCCGAATACCTCGCTATAAATTCACCTGAAGTTTCTACTGTTGACTGGCACTAA
- a CDS encoding bile acid:sodium symporter family protein yields MRFNFLFFTLLPAALGLLFNYFFPGIHFKGLILLFLMVVLLPQFTEWDASILRDVLTKLKPLSLIVVIGFLLSPLWAYFINNTLLSNSQIFVVVGFTLFAVAPGNLLATVFTDIRQGDASLPLLFYTVSYLLALVFVPLWSQLLLGKIVPIPIVIIMRSFFLVIGVPIIVAIFIRRFLLRNATPKGVKKIKSILKIVSSLCFAAIFFIIFAERGGLLFSQPGLAVKIIPAAAMLMLACMLSGLALSKIFGLSRAATEGVMIAGATKNAFLGMAIAASAFSNKEAIVVALCGPLTQLPFMIFYVTIMGIMMKKIRM; encoded by the coding sequence TTGAGGTTTAATTTCCTTTTTTTCACCCTATTACCTGCGGCCCTGGGTCTTCTTTTTAATTATTTTTTCCCCGGCATTCACTTCAAGGGCCTAATTTTACTGTTCTTGATGGTGGTTCTTCTCCCCCAATTCACCGAATGGGACGCCTCCATCTTGCGAGACGTCTTGACCAAATTGAAGCCGCTCAGCCTGATCGTGGTCATCGGTTTCCTTTTAAGTCCGCTATGGGCCTATTTCATAAACAATACACTATTGAGCAACAGCCAGATATTCGTCGTCGTGGGGTTCACTTTGTTCGCAGTGGCGCCTGGCAACCTTCTGGCCACCGTATTCACCGATATTCGCCAAGGTGATGCCAGTCTGCCTTTGTTGTTCTACACCGTCAGCTATCTATTGGCGCTGGTTTTCGTGCCCCTGTGGAGTCAGTTGTTGTTAGGCAAGATCGTGCCTATACCCATCGTCATAATCATGCGCTCATTTTTCCTGGTGATAGGCGTTCCGATAATTGTGGCGATTTTTATCCGTCGCTTTCTCCTGCGTAACGCGACACCCAAAGGAGTCAAAAAAATAAAAAGTATTCTTAAAATTGTCAGTTCCCTGTGTTTTGCTGCCATATTCTTTATCATTTTTGCTGAACGGGGCGGGCTGCTCTTCAGTCAACCGGGGCTGGCGGTCAAGATAATTCCCGCCGCTGCCATGCTCATGCTGGCATGTATGCTCTCCGGCCTAGCGCTGAGCAAAATATTCGGATTAAGCCGGGCGGCCACCGAGGGAGTGATGATCGCAGGGGCCACCAAAAACGCTTTTCTGGGCATGGCTATAGCTGCCAGCGCCTTCAGCAATAAGGAGGCCATTGTGGTGGCCCTGTGTGGGCCACTTACGCAATTGCCCTTTATGATATTTTACGTAACTATCATGGGGATCATGATGAAAAAAATTAGGATGTAA
- a CDS encoding gamma carbonic anhydrase family protein gives MIETINKKTPQVDPTAFIAPGAVVLGDVELGLQASVWYGCVLRGDINWIRVGAKTNLQDGVIIHVAHRGQGTQVGSEVVVGHRVVLHSCTVGDQALIGIGAVVLDRAHIGAGAIVAAGAVVPPGMEVPAGALAAGVPAKVIREITPEQRQATLGMMERYLEAAVMHGELLRRHDATGGAD, from the coding sequence ATGATTGAAACCATCAACAAAAAGACACCCCAGGTGGACCCCACGGCATTCATCGCTCCAGGCGCGGTGGTCCTGGGTGACGTGGAGTTGGGTCTCCAAGCCAGCGTGTGGTACGGATGCGTGCTGCGCGGCGACATCAATTGGATTCGAGTGGGTGCCAAGACCAACTTGCAGGACGGGGTAATTATCCATGTAGCCCATCGGGGACAGGGCACTCAAGTGGGCAGCGAGGTGGTGGTGGGCCACCGGGTGGTCCTTCATTCCTGCACCGTGGGAGATCAAGCCTTGATCGGAATCGGCGCGGTGGTCCTGGACCGGGCCCACATAGGGGCTGGAGCCATCGTGGCCGCCGGAGCGGTGGTCCCGCCCGGCATGGAGGTGCCCGCAGGAGCCCTCGCCGCCGGGGTGCCGGCCAAGGTGATTCGCGAAATCACCCCCGAGCAACGTCAGGCCACCTTGGGCATGATGGAGCGTTACCTGGAGGCGGCTGTGATGCATGGGGAATTGCTCCGCCGCCATGATGCCACTGGCGGTGCGGACTAG